The following is a genomic window from Cryptosporangium minutisporangium.
ACAGAACGCACGACGGATTGTGGATTTTATGAGTTTACGCATTGCAGTTGCTGCCGATCCTCGCCAGTCAGGGAAGCCGCTCAAAGGTGAGCTGGGCGAGTTCTGGCGCTATCGGGTGGGAGATTATCGCGTT
Proteins encoded in this region:
- a CDS encoding type II toxin-antitoxin system RelE family toxin; protein product: MVWTINYSDRALKSLRKMDKQNARRIVDFMSLRIAVAADPRQSGKPLKGELGEFWRYRVGDYRVLCEIRDDELVILAATIGHRREVYD